A region of the Mycobacterium sp. NBC_00419 genome:
AGGCGTACCACGGCACTCCCAGGCGCAGCCCGATCGTCTTGATGACCGCGTTGGGCCCCGCCCAGTCGGTGACGTAGCGCTGCACCAGACCGGTGTCGGTGAGGATGTTGACGAAGATGTCCTTGGACCCCTTGGCCTGCGCCTTGTCCCGGTCGTGGTGCACGTCCTGGTAGTCGCGCGTCGCGATGGCGGTCGAGACGATGAACGTCGGATCGCCATAGAGGGCGAGTTCAGGCAGCTTGGTGCCCACCTCGACAGTCGGTGCACTCATGCTTGCGGCTCCCATGCGTACAGGGTCCAGGCCGGCCCGTCTTCACCATCAGGAAAGTCGATATAGGTTGCCTGAACCGGCATTCCGATCTCCACGGCCGCCGGGTCGACGCCACGCAGCTCGCCGAGCATCCGTACGCCTTCGTCGAGTTCGACGAGCGCGATCACGAACGGCAGCGTACGGCCGGGCACCTTCGGCGCATGGTGCACGACGAAGCTGAACACCGTGCCCTTGCCGCTGGCGACCACGTACTCGGTCGGCAGTTGTTTGTCCTGCCACAGTGCGGGTACCGGTGGGTGCTGCAGCGTCCCGTCCGGCCGCTTCTGCAGCCGCAACTCGTGGGCGTTGACGCCGTCCCAGAAGAACTGGGTGTCTCTCGACGGCGCCGGCCGCATCATGAATGCCGGGTCCAGATCGTCCGGAACCGAAGATGGCGCCGCCTGCGATTGATCGGCAGGCTTGAATTTCATGATGCGCCACATCATTTCGGCGACATCCTCGTCGCCGACCGACCAGGTGATCTTCTGTGTGATGAAGAACCCTTCACCCAGCGCTGTCAGCTTGGGTCCGATGACGTCAGTCAGCTCGGCACTGACACTGACGTCCTCGCCCTCGCGCAGGTAACGGTGGTAGGTCTGCTCGCAGTTCGTCGCGACCACGCCGATGTAGCCGGCCTCGTCGAACAAGGTGATGATCTTGCCCAGCGGGTCGTCGTCAGGTCGGACACCGCCGAGCCCCATCATCGTCCACACCTGGATCATGGCCGGCGGCGCAACCTTGCCGGGATGGCCGGCATCCTTGGCTGCGGCCTCGTCCACGTAGATCGGGTTCTGGTCGCCGAGCGCATCCAGCCAGTGGTCGACCATCGGCTGGTTGACCGGATGGCGACCGGTGCGCGGCTTGCTCTTTCCCTCGGACTTGACCTTCTCCGCGGCTGTCCGGATGTCGTCGATACTCACCTGGGCACCCTCGGCACCTTCAGGCCCGACGCTGCAACCTGTTCGCGCATGACCTCGTTGACACCACCGCCGAAGGTGATGACGAGGTTGCGCTTGGTCTGCGAGTCCAGCCAGTCCAGCAGTTCGGCGGTCTGCGGCTCGCCCGGGTTGCCGTACTTGCCGACGATCTCCTCGGCCAGCCGGCCGATCCGCTGAATGCGCTCGGTCGAAAAGACTTTGGTGGCAGCGGCATCGGCGATGTCGATGACCTCGCCGGAGGCCGCGACCTGCCAGTTGAGCAGCTCGTTGATCCGCCAGATTGCCTTGATCTCGCCGAGCAGGCGACGCACGTCGTCGTGGTCGAGCGGGGTCACACCGTTGCCGCCCGGCTTCGACGCCCATTCGTGCACTCGGTCGTAAAGCCCGGCGATCTTGCCCGCCGGTCCGAGCATCACCCGCTCGTGATTGAGCTGGGTGGTGATGAGCCGCCAGCCGGCGTTCTCCTCGCCGACCAGCATGTCGGCGGGAACCCGAACGTCGTTGTAGTACGTCGCGTTCGTGTGATGCGCACCGTCGGACAGGATGATCGGCGTCCACGAGTAACCCGGATCGGTGGTGTCCACGATGAGGATCGAGATCCCCTTGTGCTTCACCGCATCCGGATCGGTGCGGCAGGCCAGCCACACATAGTCGGCGTCGTGGCCGCCGGTGGTCCAGATCTTCTGACCGTTGATGATGTACTCGTCACCGTGGCGCACCGCGGAGGTGCGCAACGAGGCGAGGTCGGTCCCGGCCTCTGGCTCGGAGTACCCGATCGCGAAGTGGACTTCACCAGCCAGGATCGCGGGCAGGAACTTCTTCTTCTGCACCTCGGTGCCGTACACCTGCAGCGTGGGGCCGACCGTCTGCAACGTCACCGCGGGCAGCGGCACGTCGGCGCGCGCGGCCTCGTTGACGAAGATCGACTGCTCGATCGGTCCGAAGCCATGGCCACCGAACTCTTTTGGCCAACCCACACCGAGCTTGCCGTCGGAGCCCATCCGCTTGATGATCGCCCGGTAGGCCTTGCCGTGTCGATCGATCTCCATCTCGGCGCGTTCCTCGGGCGAGATGAGATTGGCAAAGTACTGCCGCATTTCGGCTTGTAAGTGCCGCTGCTCGGGGGTCAGTTCGATGAACATTGCGCTCCCACCAGGTCGAGTCGATAAGAGGGGCCACCCAGCAACCGGGTGAGGTCCTTGATCGTGGAGTAGTAGCGGTGCATCGGGTAGGTGATGTCCATACCCATGCCGCCATGCAGGTGATGACAGGTCTGCATCGCCGGCGGCGCCTGGGCCGTCAGCCAGTAGCCGAGCACGTCGATGTCGTCATCGGCGTCCCGCCCTTCGGCGAGACGCCAGATCACCGAGTTCGCCGCCAACGCCAGTGTGCGCGAAGCGATGTAGACCTCGGCCAGCTGTGCGGCCACGGTCTGGAAGGTGGACAGCGGCCTGCCGAACTGCTCCCGGCTGGCCACGTAGCCCGCCGTCAGGGTCAGCGCACCAGCCACCAGTCCCGCAGCGAATGCACCGATAGCCGCCGATGCCAGCTGATTGACCCGGTGCGAGGTCGCGCCGTCGAGCACATCGTCGGGCTCGACGGCGACGTCTGTGAAGGTGACGGCATATTCGTCACCGCCGGTGGAGGCGGGCGTCTTGGTCAACTGCACGCCCTCGGCATTGGGCGAGACCACCACTACCGCGGTGTCCGCCGTGACGATCAGCCAGTCAGCCTGCTCCGCGTAGGGCACCGCGACCTTGGTGCCGTTGAGCTTTCCGCCGGCCACCGTGGTCGCCGGGCGATCGGGCAGCGACGCGCCCGGCTCGTTGAGTGCGGC
Encoded here:
- the fadE29 gene encoding acyl-CoA dehydrogenase FadE29 is translated as MFIELTPEQRHLQAEMRQYFANLISPEERAEMEIDRHGKAYRAIIKRMGSDGKLGVGWPKEFGGHGFGPIEQSIFVNEAARADVPLPAVTLQTVGPTLQVYGTEVQKKKFLPAILAGEVHFAIGYSEPEAGTDLASLRTSAVRHGDEYIINGQKIWTTGGHDADYVWLACRTDPDAVKHKGISILIVDTTDPGYSWTPIILSDGAHHTNATYYNDVRVPADMLVGEENAGWRLITTQLNHERVMLGPAGKIAGLYDRVHEWASKPGGNGVTPLDHDDVRRLLGEIKAIWRINELLNWQVAASGEVIDIADAAATKVFSTERIQRIGRLAEEIVGKYGNPGEPQTAELLDWLDSQTKRNLVITFGGGVNEVMREQVAASGLKVPRVPR
- a CDS encoding acyl-CoA dehydrogenase family protein, encoding MDFTPDPEQQAVADVVTSVLDRDNSWDALVSGGVTALGVPERLGGDGVGLSEITTALTEIGRHGTISPALATLGLGLIPLLDLASEAQQDRFLAGVAKGAILSAALNEPGASLPDRPATTVAGGKLNGTKVAVPYAEQADWLIVTADTAVVVVSPNAEGVQLTKTPASTGGDEYAVTFTDVAVEPDDVLDGATSHRVNQLASAAIGAFAAGLVAGALTLTAGYVASREQFGRPLSTFQTVAAQLAEVYIASRTLALAANSVIWRLAEGRDADDDIDVLGYWLTAQAPPAMQTCHHLHGGMGMDITYPMHRYYSTIKDLTRLLGGPSYRLDLVGAQCSSN
- a CDS encoding bifunctional MaoC family dehydratase N-terminal/OB-fold nucleic acid binding domain-containing protein codes for the protein MSIDDIRTAAEKVKSEGKSKPRTGRHPVNQPMVDHWLDALGDQNPIYVDEAAAKDAGHPGKVAPPAMIQVWTMMGLGGVRPDDDPLGKIITLFDEAGYIGVVATNCEQTYHRYLREGEDVSVSAELTDVIGPKLTALGEGFFITQKITWSVGDEDVAEMMWRIMKFKPADQSQAAPSSVPDDLDPAFMMRPAPSRDTQFFWDGVNAHELRLQKRPDGTLQHPPVPALWQDKQLPTEYVVASGKGTVFSFVVHHAPKVPGRTLPFVIALVELDEGVRMLGELRGVDPAAVEIGMPVQATYIDFPDGEDGPAWTLYAWEPQA
- a CDS encoding MaoC family dehydratase is translated as MSAPTVEVGTKLPELALYGDPTFIVSTAIATRDYQDVHHDRDKAQAKGSKDIFVNILTDTGLVQRYVTDWAGPNAVIKTIGLRLGVPWYAYDTVTFRGEVTAVEDGLITVKVVGSNSLGDHVIATSTLTIGSSRERSSQTLGGNA